The genomic stretch GCCAGCACAACCAGCAGCACATACATCAGAATGCGGGACACCCTGCGGGTGGTTTTGGGATTTCTGGGAGGGGTCATGGCCCGGGTCATCAGGCACCTTCCTTGAAGAACCGCTGCTGGATCAGGCTGATGGAAACCACCAGCACCGCCAGACTGAACGCAATGGCCGAACCATACCCGAAGTCCAGGTACTTGAACGCCTGGGTGAACATGTAAGACAGGAACACCTCGGTCTGGTTGTTGGGGCCGCCTCCGGTCATGATGTAGAACTGGATGAAGCTCTGAAACGCCCCGATGGTCAGCATGATGGTGATGAACAGCGTGGTGGGTTTCAGCATCGGGAAAACAATAAACCAGCTGACCTGCCAGGGACTTGCACCGTCCACCTCTGCGGCCTCGGTGACGCTGCTGGAAATGCCCTGCATGGCGGCGTGGTAAATCACCATCACCCAGCCTGCACCTTTCCAGATGCCCAGAATGCAGATGGCAACCAGGGCTGTGGCCGGGTCGGTCAGCCAGGCTTTCGGTTCAGCCATGATGTGCAAGAAATCCACCAGGATGAAATTGACCAGCCCTTCGCTGTTGAACAGGAAAATGAAGATCAGGCTCACCACCACCCAGGAGGAAATCACCGGGAAGTAGTACACCAGCCGGAAAAACTTCATGAAAGGCAGCTTCTGGTTCACCAGCACCGCCAGCACAAAGCCAATGGCAATCTGCCCGATGATGGTGGCCAGGGCGTAAACCGCCGTGTTGCGCAGCGCAATCAGGATGATGGGGTCCGAAAAAATGCGGAGGTAATTCTGCAACCCCACCCACTCGGATTCCCCCAGGATGGCCCACTTGTGAAAGGAAATCCAGAACGCGTACACGGCAGGGTAAATGTTGAAGATCGAAAACCACAAAAAGCCGGGGAGCACCAGCAAGAGGGCAAAAAGTGCATCTCCCCTCCGGCCCTGTCTTCTTTTCTGGACCTGCATTGCTCGGGCGGTCGTCATAAAAACACCTCTTGAAAGGCCGGGAGATGTGGACCTCCCGGCCTCAAAAACTCACTTGAGGACAGCGTCCACTTTCTGGGCGGCTTCATCCAGCGCGGCCTGCACGGTTTTCTTGCCAGAGAAGATCTCCTGGAACTGGCCCTGGATCAGGTCTTCCATCTTGGTGTAGGCAGGGTGGGGTGGGCGGGCTTTGGCCTTGCTGAGTTGCTTCAGGTAGACCCCGTAGTAAGGGTGGCCTTTGATGTAAGGGTCGTTGACCAGGGATTTCAGGACGGGAATCTGTCCGGTGGTGGCCATGGTGATCTGGGCGTCCTTGGAGAGCAGATACCGCAGGAATTTCCAGGCGGCAGCTTTGTTTTTGCTGCTCTTGAACAGCACAATGTTCTCGCCACCCACCACGCTGACACTGCCACCTGCACCACTGGGGAAGGGGCTGTGCGTGACACTGAGTTTGGGGTACTGGGCCTGCAGACTGGGGAAAGCCCAGGGGCCATCCTGACTGCCCGCGTATTTGCCTGCCCCCATGCCTTCCCAGGACCCCAGACCGGACCCGGCAATGGAAGGGGAAATCAGGCCCGCTTTGTACCAATCCACCAGGGTCTGCACGGCAGCCACGGTTTTGGGGCTGTTGAGGTACCCGGTGGCCTTTGTGACTTTGGGATCGGTGATCTCGCCGCCGTTGCTCCAGATCCAGGGCAGCAGGAACCAGTTGTAGGGGCCAGGGACAGCAAAGCCGTACTGGGTGATTTTGTTGCCGTCTTTCTTCTGCAGTTTCTCCAGGGTGGTCTTGAACTGCGCCATGGTGGTGGGGGGCTTGCTGATTCCGGCAGCCTTGAGCATCTCTGGGTTCCAGATCAGGACCTGGGTGTTGGTGTCGAGGGGCACCCCGTAATACCCGCCGTCGTAAACGTTGGTGGACAGCGGTCCGGGGAACACCTGCGACTTCAGGCCCTTGAAGCCGGGCATGTCGTCCACTTTTTCCAGTGCCCCGAGTTGCGCAAATTCAGGGGTCCAGATGATGTCAATGCGGGCCAGATCAGGGCCGGTCTCCCCTGCCACACTGGTCAGCATTTTCTGGCGGAATTCGGTGTAGGGGATTTGCTGGGCCACCACATCAATGTCGGGGTTTTTCTTCTCAAAGTCGGGAATGATTTTGCTGGTGAGGATCTTGTTCTCTGTGCTGTCGGTGTTGTAGGTGTGCCAGAAGGTCACGGTGGTCTTGGCGGAGGCCACGCCAGCAAGGAGGAGAGAGCCGAGGATCAGGGTGCGTACAGGTGCATTCATGGGTGTTTCCTTTCTCTGGCACGGTGTGCCATGGGGGCAAAAGTTCGGGTCAAATCAGCGCTCAAGCCAGACGGTGGTCCAGTACTTGAGGATCGGCACATTGAACTGCACAAAGTTGCCGTCCTTGTCTGAGCCTTTCTGGTAAGTCAGTTCATGGGCCACGCCACGGTCAAAGTCCGGGGAGGCAAAAAACAGCTTCTTGCTGTCTGCGAGGGAACCGGAGTAATACAGCTTGGTGCTGGTGTTGTTGATCTGGTTGGGTTCTTCGTATTCCGCAGTTTTGTCGCGCCATTTGCTGGAGAAGTTCTTGCTGAGGTTGATCAGGTGCAGCACGTCCAGACCTGCTTTTTCTTTGCGCAGGGTCCACACTTTGCCTTTTGATCCGGTGGTGCTGGAGGGCACACTGCCCAGATCGGTTTTTGCGGTGCTGGTCTTTGTGCCGTCCATCAGCAGGTTTTCATAGGCGGTCTG from Deinococcus roseus encodes the following:
- a CDS encoding extracellular solute-binding protein, which encodes MNAPVRTLILGSLLLAGVASAKTTVTFWHTYNTDSTENKILTSKIIPDFEKKNPDIDVVAQQIPYTEFRQKMLTSVAGETGPDLARIDIIWTPEFAQLGALEKVDDMPGFKGLKSQVFPGPLSTNVYDGGYYGVPLDTNTQVLIWNPEMLKAAGISKPPTTMAQFKTTLEKLQKKDGNKITQYGFAVPGPYNWFLLPWIWSNGGEITDPKVTKATGYLNSPKTVAAVQTLVDWYKAGLISPSIAGSGLGSWEGMGAGKYAGSQDGPWAFPSLQAQYPKLSVTHSPFPSGAGGSVSVVGGENIVLFKSSKNKAAAWKFLRYLLSKDAQITMATTGQIPVLKSLVNDPYIKGHPYYGVYLKQLSKAKARPPHPAYTKMEDLIQGQFQEIFSGKKTVQAALDEAAQKVDAVLK
- a CDS encoding carbohydrate ABC transporter permease — encoded protein: MTTARAMQVQKRRQGRRGDALFALLLVLPGFLWFSIFNIYPAVYAFWISFHKWAILGESEWVGLQNYLRIFSDPIILIALRNTAVYALATIIGQIAIGFVLAVLVNQKLPFMKFFRLVYYFPVISSWVVVSLIFIFLFNSEGLVNFILVDFLHIMAEPKAWLTDPATALVAICILGIWKGAGWVMVIYHAAMQGISSSVTEAAEVDGASPWQVSWFIVFPMLKPTTLFITIMLTIGAFQSFIQFYIMTGGGPNNQTEVFLSYMFTQAFKYLDFGYGSAIAFSLAVLVVSISLIQQRFFKEGA